In a single window of the Papaver somniferum cultivar HN1 chromosome 8, ASM357369v1, whole genome shotgun sequence genome:
- the LOC113304297 gene encoding probable pectate lyase 8 isoform X2, with translation MADLRPEETEEYWTHEHAVSDPDEVASQVVMTIRNSTERRNLGYFSCGTGNPIDDCWRCDKSWHKNRKRLADCGIGFGRNAIGGRDGRYYVVTDPSDHDAVNPRPGTLRHAVIQDRPLWIVFKRDMVITLKQELIMNSFKTIDGRGANVHIANGACITIQYITNVIIHGLHIHDCKPTGNALVRNSPSHYGFRSMADGDGISIFGSSHIWVDHNSLSNCADGLVDAVMASTAITVSNNYFTHHNEVMLLGHADSYSRDKVMQVTIAFNHFGEGLMQRMPRCRHGYFHVVNNDYTHWEMYAIGGSADPTINSQGNRFIAPANPFAKEVTKRVETASGRWRHWNWRSEGDLLLNGAFFTPSGKGASASYARASSLGAKSSSMVATITSGAGALNCRRSTQC, from the exons ATGGCGGATTTAAG GCCAGAGGAAACTGAAGAATACTGGACCCATGAACATGCAGTGTCGGATCCTGATGAAGTTGCTTCTCAAGTAGTTAT GACTATACGTAATAGTACTGAAAGGAGGAACTTGGGCTATTTCTCATGTGGAACTGGCAATCCAATTGATGATTGTTGGCGTTGTGACAAAAGCTGGCACAAAAACAGGAAGCGTCTTGCAGACTGTGGTATTGGATTTGGGCGTAATGCTATTGGTGGTCGTGATGGACGTTACTATGTTGTCACTGACCCAAGTGATCATGATGCTGTGAATCCCAGACCGGGAACCCTCCGTCATGCTGTCATTCAGGACAGACCACTTTGGATTGTCTTCAAGCGTGATATGGTCATCACTCTCAAACAGGAGCTTATTATGAACAGTTTCAAGACTATTGATGGTCGCGGTGCTAATGTTCATATTGCGAATGGGGCTTGCATCACTATTCAGTACATTACCAATGTTATCATTCATGGACTCCACATCCATGACTGTAAACCCACTGGAAATGCTTTGGTTCGAAACTCCCCATCTCACTACGGATTTAGATCAATGGCTGATGGTGATGGTATCTCTATTTTCGGATCAAGCCATATCTGGGTTGATCACAACTCACTCTCCAACTGTGCTGATGGTCTTGTTGATGCTGTTATGGCCTCCACTGCCATCACTGTATCTAACAATTACTTCACTCACCACAATGAG GTGATGCTACTGGGTCATGCCGACTCCTACAGCAGAGACAAGGTAATGCAAGTAACCATTGCATTCAATCATTTTGGCGAAGGTCTCATGCAAAGGATGCCAAG GTGTAGACACGGTTACTTCCATGTAGTGAACAATGACTATACTCACTGGGAAATGTATGCTATCGGTGGAAGTGCAGACCCCACCATCAACAGCCAAGGCAACCGATTCATTGCCCCAGCTAACCCTTTTGCCAAAGAG GTGACAAAGAGAGTCGAAACAGCTTCTGGTAGATGGAGGCACTGGAACTGGAGATCTGAAGGAGATTTGCTACTGAATGGAGCCTTTTTTACACCATCAGGAAAAGGAGCCTCGGCCAGCTATGCCAGAGCTTCAAGTCTTGGGGCCAAATCTTCATCCATGGTTGCTACTATTACTTCAGGTGCTGGTGCTCTTAATTGCCGTAGGAGTACTCAGTGCTAG
- the LOC113304297 gene encoding probable pectate lyase 8 isoform X1, whose product MAVSLRCLSLCMFTVLLFVTVVMAHVEVEKKENPDLRTNTGQSSRINTTMADLRPEETEEYWTHEHAVSDPDEVASQVVMTIRNSTERRNLGYFSCGTGNPIDDCWRCDKSWHKNRKRLADCGIGFGRNAIGGRDGRYYVVTDPSDHDAVNPRPGTLRHAVIQDRPLWIVFKRDMVITLKQELIMNSFKTIDGRGANVHIANGACITIQYITNVIIHGLHIHDCKPTGNALVRNSPSHYGFRSMADGDGISIFGSSHIWVDHNSLSNCADGLVDAVMASTAITVSNNYFTHHNEVMLLGHADSYSRDKVMQVTIAFNHFGEGLMQRMPRCRHGYFHVVNNDYTHWEMYAIGGSADPTINSQGNRFIAPANPFAKEVTKRVETASGRWRHWNWRSEGDLLLNGAFFTPSGKGASASYARASSLGAKSSSMVATITSGAGALNCRRSTQC is encoded by the exons ATGGCGGTTTCTTTGAGGTGTTTAAGCTTATGTATGTTCACCGTGTTACTCTTTGTTACAGTTGTAATGGCTCATGTTGAAGTAGAGAAgaaggaaaaccctgatttgag AACAAACACAGGTCAGAGCTCGAGAATAAACACAACAATGGCGGATTTAAG GCCAGAGGAAACTGAAGAATACTGGACCCATGAACATGCAGTGTCGGATCCTGATGAAGTTGCTTCTCAAGTAGTTAT GACTATACGTAATAGTACTGAAAGGAGGAACTTGGGCTATTTCTCATGTGGAACTGGCAATCCAATTGATGATTGTTGGCGTTGTGACAAAAGCTGGCACAAAAACAGGAAGCGTCTTGCAGACTGTGGTATTGGATTTGGGCGTAATGCTATTGGTGGTCGTGATGGACGTTACTATGTTGTCACTGACCCAAGTGATCATGATGCTGTGAATCCCAGACCGGGAACCCTCCGTCATGCTGTCATTCAGGACAGACCACTTTGGATTGTCTTCAAGCGTGATATGGTCATCACTCTCAAACAGGAGCTTATTATGAACAGTTTCAAGACTATTGATGGTCGCGGTGCTAATGTTCATATTGCGAATGGGGCTTGCATCACTATTCAGTACATTACCAATGTTATCATTCATGGACTCCACATCCATGACTGTAAACCCACTGGAAATGCTTTGGTTCGAAACTCCCCATCTCACTACGGATTTAGATCAATGGCTGATGGTGATGGTATCTCTATTTTCGGATCAAGCCATATCTGGGTTGATCACAACTCACTCTCCAACTGTGCTGATGGTCTTGTTGATGCTGTTATGGCCTCCACTGCCATCACTGTATCTAACAATTACTTCACTCACCACAATGAG GTGATGCTACTGGGTCATGCCGACTCCTACAGCAGAGACAAGGTAATGCAAGTAACCATTGCATTCAATCATTTTGGCGAAGGTCTCATGCAAAGGATGCCAAG GTGTAGACACGGTTACTTCCATGTAGTGAACAATGACTATACTCACTGGGAAATGTATGCTATCGGTGGAAGTGCAGACCCCACCATCAACAGCCAAGGCAACCGATTCATTGCCCCAGCTAACCCTTTTGCCAAAGAG GTGACAAAGAGAGTCGAAACAGCTTCTGGTAGATGGAGGCACTGGAACTGGAGATCTGAAGGAGATTTGCTACTGAATGGAGCCTTTTTTACACCATCAGGAAAAGGAGCCTCGGCCAGCTATGCCAGAGCTTCAAGTCTTGGGGCCAAATCTTCATCCATGGTTGCTACTATTACTTCAGGTGCTGGTGCTCTTAATTGCCGTAGGAGTACTCAGTGCTAG